Proteins encoded in a region of the Uloborus diversus isolate 005 chromosome 1, Udiv.v.3.1, whole genome shotgun sequence genome:
- the LOC129233727 gene encoding uncharacterized protein LOC129233727 isoform X2 has protein sequence MHYSLLTKEGSEKPDLSSENENSRLLNENILHDTSDMLTLEGLRRHYNSCSNCGVSWYDDHISLDCSECGGYAMCRPCVQCNGQCGSMWRRDVKASHLSKQAEWLGSCSLNYQWDSKNLMESNDPSESDSVNFENSYHHCIHLSSKPKAILHDSHIL, from the exons atgcattattcttTATTAACTAAAGAAGGAAGCGAAAAACCTGACCTCAGCTCAGAAAATGAAAACTCtagacttttaaatgaaaatattctaCACGATACTTCAGACATGTTGACTCTAGAAGGTCTTCGGAGGCATTACAATTCTTGTTCTAA ttgTGGAGTCAGTTGGTACGATGATCATATTAGTCTTGACTGCAGTGAATGTGGTGGCTATGCTATGTGCAGACCATGTGTTCAGTGCAATGGACAGTGTGGTAGCATGTGGAGGAGAGATGTTAAAGCA TCTCATCTAAGCAAACAGGCTGAGTGGCTTGGCTCATGTTCTTTGAATTACCAGTGGGACTCGAAAAATCTCATGGAATCTAATGATCCATCCGAATCAGACAGTGTTAATTTCGAAAATTCCTACCACCACTGCATTCATTTATCATCAAAACCTAAAGCAATTCTACATGATTCTCATATACTGTGA
- the LOC129233727 gene encoding uncharacterized protein LOC129233727 isoform X1 — MADVDSKFSEMHYSLLTKEGSEKPDLSSENENSRLLNENILHDTSDMLTLEGLRRHYNSCSNCGVSWYDDHISLDCSECGGYAMCRPCVQCNGQCGSMWRRDVKASHLSKQAEWLGSCSLNYQWDSKNLMESNDPSESDSVNFENSYHHCIHLSSKPKAILHDSHIL; from the exons AttctaaattttctgaaatgcattattcttTATTAACTAAAGAAGGAAGCGAAAAACCTGACCTCAGCTCAGAAAATGAAAACTCtagacttttaaatgaaaatattctaCACGATACTTCAGACATGTTGACTCTAGAAGGTCTTCGGAGGCATTACAATTCTTGTTCTAA ttgTGGAGTCAGTTGGTACGATGATCATATTAGTCTTGACTGCAGTGAATGTGGTGGCTATGCTATGTGCAGACCATGTGTTCAGTGCAATGGACAGTGTGGTAGCATGTGGAGGAGAGATGTTAAAGCA TCTCATCTAAGCAAACAGGCTGAGTGGCTTGGCTCATGTTCTTTGAATTACCAGTGGGACTCGAAAAATCTCATGGAATCTAATGATCCATCCGAATCAGACAGTGTTAATTTCGAAAATTCCTACCACCACTGCATTCATTTATCATCAAAACCTAAAGCAATTCTACATGATTCTCATATACTGTGA